Below is a genomic region from Medicago truncatula cultivar Jemalong A17 chromosome 3, MtrunA17r5.0-ANR, whole genome shotgun sequence.
aaaggaaaagctAGCACTTGCAATGAATTCACACAAAGCAACACGTTGAGCAATCTTGTAATAATATGTAAAAAGAAGAATTGTAGGTGTAACGGTATATATCAGTTGAATGGCTTGGTCGAATAGTTCAGAGTTCGATAACAGTGAAACAGAtagaaattatataaattagaaACCAGATCgattcaattaaataatcaaacaatATAAGGGTTATAGaccaaaaaacaaactttatatGTACCTGTCGGTTCAGTGTGGTAGGATCGTGTTTAGCCCAGAACGCATCAAGCAGAGTCTCATAGCTACATTCTTTAGGATCATACTGGAGTCTCACAACCTCCGAATGTCTCGTGGTCGCTGAACACACATCCTGATATCTTGGATTATGCAAAAGCCCCTGGCTATAACCAACCTCGGTCTTGGTCACCCCAGCCACTCTCTGGAAGGCCAGCTCGACACTCCAAAAGCAGCCGGCACCAAACTGGGCAAACTGTTGACCTAGTGCTGGTGTGTCGTCATCTAGTCCTTGAGCAATGGATGAATCCATCTTTTCTGTTACCCTTGCGCTACCAAACCAAAGCCTGTTCAGCAAGTACATGGAGTGATTGTTGACAGCAATATGAAGACAAGTTTCTGAGGAGAAACAACAACACAGGCGCGCCTTAAATTAATATGACTAGAAAAACGTGTGAGAAGCTGAAATAACTACAACTGGAAGGTTTCATAAAgactaattttaatttataaaagaaaaaattgcacCAATGAATCATATGGTGGAATCTAATTAAAAGGAAGTAAAAGCTTTTATCGCAAGTGAATGAGACTAAAAGAAAGATAGAATTTCATACAAGTTAAAACGATTGACGAATACTTTATTCACTAAATACTGCAAGGTAACATAAACTAGTATCACTTCGCAGGAAATTGAAATTCATAATCCAGTGAATCAAAAAATAGAGACTGTAATTTGCAGAATTACACACACCTACCATAACTGGTGTAACTTCAATCTAGATTGAGGATGCTAAACTATTTTCTAAAATCTAAATGCATTACTTTTATACATGTCAGTGTTGTCAACCCTAAGTTGTGAAAAAACCAGATTATTTAAATTCTGCTATGCTCGAACACTATAGCGGCTATTTAATAACACACTTTGTAGTATATCACAGAACAATAGCGGTCTGTTCAAAATATCCTCTATTGTACTAACTCCTCTTATCCCATATTTTAACAAACTTCTCAGTATCTTATATCATACGAGTATGTGTGCGAATCAGTATGTTCGCGTATTATCAGAAAATcaaaaaacatcatcatcaaaaagaAGTTGAGATCCTCTTCATTTCCCAAAAGAAATGGAGAACACTATTGATCAGAGAGATACACATAAGTCTGATATAAGTAAGACCCaccttttcaaaaattcaaaaatatggGTCCtaccaataaaaatttaatttttaagctCGTCTACTATTTCAATTATCAACTAAATGTTCAAGTGCTTTAAATCAATATGTCCCTGGCAAGCTAATATACAAAAAGTGAAAGGATATTGCAATAAAGGGTCCATTTGGATTAgcttatgcaaaatagcttatgcaaataaataactttttgtgtcaattcataagttcttcttattaacaaaaattatatcttCATAAACTGCTTTTTCATAAAGTACtttgacaagcttatgaataatagcttatgcaaataaaagaACTCTCAATTTATCAAGTTAGCTTCTAAATTACCACTCTCCTTAATTCATAACTAAACTAATAATAGTTTAAGGACGAAATTGAAGGTTTAGAGGCAAAATAATGAAAGTGAACCAAACaccaacattttcaacaaatgatCCGAATCAAACtctaaaaaaatgatgaaaactaATAAATGGacgacaaaaaataaataaacttgatAAGAACATAGTAAAAACACGTACCAAGTGGTGTGAGAAACAAACGAAGAAGATTGAATGGTGATTGAAAAATGAgaatgaaaataaagaaaaacaagaaacaagGGAATAAATTTTATAGGATTCGGTAACAGTGACAGCAACATTAAAAACAAGGGTTGTTTGCTTGTTGTTCACGAATGATGACGCTTTCGTTAATCTTTATGTTGTTTCTTCGTTGTTGCTGTCTTGGTTGCGTGTCAAGcgtaaaacacaaaaaaaaactactcatCAATCCTTATCTCAAACACGATTCTATTAGTGAAAATCaccctctttttattttataaaaatgataaagaaattaTCATTCCTTAGTTTCTTTTAGGATACAATTTACTTATTAATTTTCTATGAATACATATATGAGAATTGCTTTACACATTTCATAGACTGAGACACACcagtaaaataatatatatatttttgccttcttggcagttaactgccgaggaattcaAAAAccagctgcagttaactgctaaaaaaaacctcggtagttaattGTCGAGGATCTTCTACTACAAATCTACCAGAAGCTTTCTCATTCATTATTCATTTCAtcttccaaacttttttttttccaaatctctctaaaaaaactcaaccaaatCCAActaaatttattcaacaaattcataagtaagtaattataatgctattaacttacattctagttgttataaatgtttttattttttagtttttgagtagatttattttatttttgtttttgagtagatttacatagtataattcatttttagattagatgttagttttttttttttgaaggaatattagatgttagttgattaatttagttaaaatatttgcatgatgattatgttatagtttaaaattttagggttatattttaatttggtgttttatattttttatatgatttttgtatgGTTATATTAgggttatattttttatattttaatttcctTAGAtgtttttcgtatggttcttaactaaaaatactaTCCGTTAATCAACCTGCAGCATGACAATTAGCAATAAATTCCTACACTTCTCTACCAACTGCAACTCCCACACCCAAAGTCTCCTTCTCCACTTCCAAGCCTCCCCTCCTTGACCCCAACCCCAAGAAAACATATGAGCCACGATGGATGATTTATTCTCGGATAAATCATACAAACGCTGGAACCTATCACAAAGAGGAGAATCCCCCGACCCACCTATCAGACCAAAACATCGTACCTGCCCCGTTACCGACTGTAAGACTTAAATTGTCGGCAAACCAACTACCCCACCACCGAATCGCCCCCATCCCGGAATACTAACAATCCCCTTCCACTAGACCGACGCCTCCACACCACCATCCTGTAACCGCCCCCATATATGCCATATCTGGCCGTCAATAAACGAAACCATAGACCCTCTCTATCAACTAACAACTGCCAACACCACTTACCTAGCAACACCAAATTCAACTCCCTCATTCTCCTTACCCCCAAACCTCTAACTTCCTTATCCAAACACATGGACTCCCAATCAATCCACGAAATTTTCCTATTGTTCTCacacccacaaaaaaaaaaagacgaatAAAAAGAGATTCATTAGAGGAGATGATACCTgagggagctttgaagaaggaaatgaCATAGATAGGAAGCGAGGTCAGGACAACCTTAAGATGAACAAGACAACCACCAAAAGATGAATGTATGCTTTTCCAACTCGACAGACgagatttaatttgattaacAACAGGATCCCAAAAATTTAACCGACGGGAGTCACCACCATCTAGAAGGCCAGGATAAAAAATTTGGAATTAGCGCCTCCCTCTCGTAAACGATCCAGCTGAGACTGTTGCCAACAAATACTAGAATGAATTCGGGATAAAGAATGCAAttcagaagaaagaaaatgtaattcctccacctcctcctccACTAAAGATAAAAACTCACCCTTTTCGTCCAACAAAGCAATGGGGCCCTACACAGATGAAATTTTACTCGGAATATTATGAGTGTGATTCCTGTAGTGCAactttaatcatttttaatttgtccTTCATCACATAACCTCCCCCACCCCTCCACTTGAAAACGATAGCCACTTTGAACTAACAAAGTTCTTGTATCCCGAAATATATGCCCAACATTTCAACATTCTAAACGATCGAGGACCCCAATTTTGTAATTTAGATTGAAGAAAGGTGGTGGTTGTGGAtgaagagagaagggagaggaGTTAAATCTTCGTTTGTATTACATGTAATTTAGATTTCCACACACGAAACAAATGTTTATGAGtaaaaatttagttaaaattagtttatattaatatcatcaaaataaacatgagaacaataataaaacaattaataactACCGTGTTTCTATAAAAATAAGTCACTTATGAAGTCATTGAAGCGTCAATTACTTCATATGCCGAACAAATATTTGTCCATAATCACTCTAAATCATGATCATTCTTTGCAGAAGAAGAGTTTGTTGGAGGTTGGAAACAAAAGAAGGGAGTGTGTTACTTGTGGCCCAAACAAGTCTTTTGAAGATTTTTCAGATATTTACGCCCTCATTATGAAAACTTATAACTCATATAATGTTAATTTACGTTTTGATCATTTGGGATTAAAAAAACTTTGTGTCCCTTAATGTGTTGGAATCACTTAAAGGCTTATCATTatgtatatgatgatgatgcagAAGAAAATCAGGATGATCTATCGATGGAAAATCAAAGACACTGGTTAAATTTGATGGGACCATATCTGGCTTGAAGGAGCCGATGCGGCTAGGTGAACACTTTAAGATGGAAAATCACAGACGCTAGGACCGAGCTCGTGTGCACTCTCAAACATTGAGAAAGGATAATGAGAACAATAAAAACCTTGTGAAGGTTTATGAGAAAAAAGGAGATAAAaggttttttttgtttcttcataaACCTTTTCACAAggtttgtattgttttcatcaTCCTTTCCTAATGTTTGGGACTGGACACAAGCTCAGTCTTTGTATCTATAGTTTTCCATCTTAAAGGGTTTAACAAACCGTATGGCCTCCTCAAAGCCTCATTTCTCcctataaaattaaactaattttatgCCCAAATGACATTACTTCCATACTATGAAGCCCGAATATGTGATATGGGTGCGGATATTATACGATACGGGTACACGAATACTtgaaatttattcaaatttaagaTATGATACGGCTAAGATTCgttaacaacaaaaattttATACTAAAACTTATGTGTataaaatacttgaagaaaataagCATTGATTActctttattattatatcattatAAAAGTCAcaatattttaagaaataatacatgtgattaaaataaaaaaaataaaaagttttgtaAAAATCAACATAAGCATCACTAAAAGAACTCAATACAAATTTTGTCTAATGTTAGTTAATTAAATCTCCTCTCATTTGTTACCTTCTTCCACACGAAGTAGAATCGTTTGTAAGTGATTCATCGAGAAACAATTATATTGATGCAatctaaaattgaatcatatacatctCAAATTAATTTTCACAACATTGTATCACTTTTTTACCCTTAATCTTTTCAAGGATATGTATATGTGAAATATCTTATAAGTATCCTTGTGTATCTGTGAAGTACCCTAAAAGTATcggataaaatattttttaaaaaataaaataattagttgTGATACTTTGTGGGTATATATCCATGAAGTATCAGTATCCAATACGGATACGTCTCCGTTTTGGAGTATCTGGCGTCATAGCTTCCATATAATGCCTTTGATTTTCCACCCACAATTCCAAGTTCTCTAATTTTATCATCCTTCCATGCTTTTGATCTTGACATACTTGATTTTGACACAAGGAAGATGATAAAGcttttttatcatttgaaaAGAATAATTTACAATAGAAGGAAAACTTGCCAATAATTTGTATTTTACTTTTCCTAGCTTGTCGTTTTGATTTTTCCTGCTGcagtaacaataaaaaaaagatgttaaactaaattttgttataaaaattaataaataattttaatcaatcaacattatatttcatgataaaaaatacaaatttatcTATAATATATACTTGTCAGTATAAAAAATAGTGTTAAATGTGAGCCTTTGTCTTGTAAACTTTTATAGTGAAAAGTTTATCACAGTTAAAACTTCTTTAAAATAAGCTATATAGGATAATTTGGTATTGTAATAAATACCAAAAGCATAAGAATATAAGTGAGATTTGAAAAatactatataaaaataatgtaaCTACGAGCAGAATGATAGATATGTTGCATGGTAAAGAAACTCACTCTCAACAAAGGgattttcacatttttataaCTTTGTACCACCATTGTATTTTTGggatttaaaatttaaaatttgacaagtgttaaaatatattattattttgaacaaCAAACCGAAAAACAAGATGAGAGGGAGGCAATAGcatatgtaaattttttttttgtggtggctgggttcgaaccctaaaccttgcatattttatgcattgtccatatcaactgagctaagctcacgaggatatATGTAAAACTAGACcatccacccgtgctgccgcacgggtcatatcgattggaaaaaaataatgcaaaacAGCTGATCTTAAAGTTCTTGTTGTGCAGAATTATAACTGTTTAAGtgcaagaaaacaaaataagattaaaaattcattcatttggGTAGATAACGTACTCCATACTACTTACTACATTATAAGTGCTTTCCATTTCATGAATATATCTTGGAGCTAAATCATGTTAAATCTATGAAAATAGAATTCTTGTGCTGCAAATTAAAaagcttaaaataaaattacaactaaGAAAGCCCTCAATTGGGTAGGTTTCGAAAAACCTCCTTGTAAACTACATTAGAAGTGCTACTCATGCTTCGACCATCTTCATCAgtcattaaaattttcaaaccaCTCCTGGATGTCACTCTGGATATTGCAACATAAAGTTGACCATGAGAGAACACGGGTTGAGGAAGGTAGACAGCAACTTCTTTCAATGATTGTCCTTGACTCTTGTtgattgtcattgcaaaacaaacaGATATAGGAAACTGCCTCCGTTGGAATTTGAACGGTATTCTAGTATCAGACGGTTCTAGTGTCAACCGAGGTATATATACCTTGTCACCAATGTTGCTACCTGTTATCACCTTTCCTTCAAGAACATATCTACCCACTTTGGTAATTATCAACCTAGTACCATTGCATAGTCCTGCTGATTGGTCTAGCtttctcaacaacataataGGTACTCCaacttttaactttattttgtgATTGGGAAGACCGGATGCAGTGATAGTGTTAAGATATTCTTGTGTGTGCACATCATCCGGCCTATTAATCATGGATGGATTTGCCAACGGGGAATCGCAGCTTAAATATGTTATCTCTTCCCCAGGAATAAGAGACATAACATATTCATTTATCTCTTCAACAGTTACATTTTTAGGTGTCAATATTGCTCTATCTTGGAAGAAAGATATATCATGCATATTCATTAAAAGAGATGGATAAATGCATTGAATCATTGCAGCAATAGGATCACCTGAACAGTGTATAAGCAAATCTTCAGGAATCTGAACTTCAATATCCTCATCATTTTCTTCACCAATGCTGCCATCTCCAATTGCAAGCACCCACATAACTAATTGATTTAAAtcaaaaagtataaaatttacCTACAAATATAGTTTGCACAAAGAGAATGAtcaaaatttataaacttatacttctttaaaaaaattatagactTATACATATGCAATTTAAGAGAACACTTacctttaaaattattaaagatTGTTTGGTATTTCGTCGATTTGATATGGTGataaacaaatatcattttcaaagGCTTTATTTGCATATAGTGGATCATAGGTTAGGGACGAACATGATGGGATGAACATATTTGACAAATATTATTCATAACAAGTGTAATACCtagttcaataaaaaaaagtgtaatacCTAATAGATTATTTATACACATACGTGATAAACATGGTGTATTTTCGTATAGATTATCATTAAAGAGCAACTAACATTTATTatggtaaaaaatatttaatatggtcaaccagtcaaattttttatatatctatttAACTAAATGTGAACACattgtaaatataaaatataattgattcaaagaataaaatatatcatCAATCATGTATTTGGACATTAATATTTAAagtaattcaataaaaatttgatatgatatataactaatatgttatatttaataataaattataataatgatattttacCATAATTGCTTTTGACTGAATTTTTACATAATTACTAAACcgtgaaatatatatttataaaatttgaatttcgtTTTTAATAATATGGTTTaaccaaattttatatttaagattaGTTTCTATCAGTCAAGGATTTTCTTATACCAAtatttgttgaatatttaagatactatattttataatagtaaaatttcataatgaaatgattaaattatttatgcTAAATTCAAAAGCTTACTGATTAGAGCATGtgaacattttctttttatgctAAATTTATGAAATTCCTACCAAAAATATAACATCCTGTATATTTTTCTAGAATATCATACATAACATAACTTgataaaagataattaaaattacaaattatGTATGAAATTAATCCTGAAGTAAGGTGTAAAATTACAAATTCTTCACTTATTTATAAGTGTTCCAAAAGGTTAAATGGTTTATTATAATGTCTATCATCTAATTTCTCAATCAATCAACATTTTTCTTGAAACTAAATAAGacgattttaattaattttcgtCTCTATTGATATTAAAAAAGTGGGTACAAaaaagaggaagatgaagaatgatGTGTTGCAAATTTTAATGATGTTTTCTTGAAATTTAGGTACAATATCATGTGATGACTTGTTGTTTTCTAGTTTTAATGTTTCCTGATTGACTTGAATTAGTTTCATAATATTTCTAATTCAAATGAAAATGGTTTTTGCTCATAAAATTGTACTTAACACCATGGCGGAAGGCTAGCTTACATATGAAAAGTTCTGCATTTCATTCTTCATCAAGGTATGTTCTCATGCTTTTAAACTAATAATTTTTAGAAAGAACTACTTTGTATAATCTTTTAATAGGAAATTGTGTGTTTCAGAAAAATGGTATTTTAAAAGAGAGCTTCTATGGTGCAGTCaggaaactgacttttttgaaaaagttaattttgattttaatgtttgattcatttttaaattgttgattactgattaatgatcaatagtaattcatcttgGACTTatatgtactattttatcgttggaatctttaacatgcaaacagagttgatgatattatgtgatagttttaagtgttacactttatGGGATATTACGCTTataacaaggtaggataaattccttttcatttttttctctcaaaaaaaaaaaaagaacaaggtaggataaaattagattaagtgtagtcttgttaatttgatgaattgatgataccaTGAgaactgaacttttgatgtcattgtacaaacagtggggtgttactcgttacatttttgatgttatagtattaacttcaccaaaaaaatcattcttatGACTtcactataaaattttccattttaaaaaaCACCTAGTTCTTGATCAAATGATTATCCATTATATGCAGCATGAAATAAGGTTATTCTTGTAAAGAGTAAATATGACCATGATATTTTTTGTGGAAAGTTTTGATatgtagaaaaataaattatttttccatATGCATATTTAATCTAAAACCACATGCTACCTTTTAGTTGTTATAATGCATGGATAAAATAGTAAGAAGAAACTTAGGTATTAATGATTGAAAAACagaaatttgcaaaaattatTCATTCTGGGGTGATTCGCTAGGTGAGCTTGCACTCGCCCATCGAATATGGCAGAACCTAGATTGTAGTGAAACGAAAATCAGTGCATTATTACCAACACTCGTTAgcatttcacaattttttatcatttctatCTTTTTAAACTTAATATCTTAGCTACGGTATTTGATGTGAACTTTTTGTTCAATAGAATATATCATCGTCAATTCAAtctaatttttacaaaaatgtatGATGTATCAATCATCTCCCTTTATCCATGTCTAATCTTTTTATGGAACAAGTATTAAACACTTATTTAAAGTGAATGAGTcatttcattttggcttgttcaaaagaaaaaagtgaatgAGTCATTTATCATTCGGACCAaccatatttttattaagagAATTCAGACCAACCAAAAGTAATAATACAAGAAAATTGATGTATACACATTTGATAAGActgaaaaacacatgtaaaagacgAAAAGCTccgcggcagttaactgccgaattatgaaaccggcggcagttagctgccgaggaaaacttcggcaatTAACCGTCGATGATCTGTTATAAGAACAGAACagacataggagtttccaaaactccattgttgcgttttTCATTCTCTTAGGTGCGATTTTCAGccattccaagccaatttcaagcacaaaatcaagtaagttttttgaatcctattgcattgttgttttatgattgaattgttagttttttttggttaaatttcgattatagaggttttattgattttctgatagtttaggttttgatgaattgttgtagagaattgttaggtttaggttttgattttatgattttatgatagtttaggtttaggttagaattatttaggtttaggtttaagtTGTTAtgaattgttagaattgttatagaagttttattgaattgttaggtttaggttttgatgaatggttgtagaattgttagaattgtttaggttcaggtgttggttttgatgatagttcagatttaggtttaggttttgatattatggcattgttgtttagtttaggttttgatcACCAATTTCTctatgtagatatgtctcaaaatcagaatcaggTTCAATTGAACAAAAAGGAGGGTGATGACAAGAAGAAAGCAAAATCCCCTGTGACATGGCACATAATCGAATGTGATGGTTTCGTAAAAAAGAAGGATTTgaaggtgccggtgtacaatcaTTCCaagttgaggaggagcgggaggacatgctattttggtcaTCAACCAAAAGCAAGTGCCCAAGGACTGCCGCGGGCAACCCGATTGACTTATGTGACGAGGAAGATGATTGAATGTAATGGCTTctaatgcctaattgttttggatcttttttttatgttttttttatatgtcaCGCACATTTTGCTTGACATTATGGTGCTTtgaataaaattgtattttgaataatttcgattaaagtcgcgtattgattaattttgattaaaaattgtgtattcgaataaagactaattaaatctaacgtgaattcaaataaaatttggtaatgaatatataaattcgaaaagtgaataaataaattattgttccattcaaaacaacatgtatcatgcaaaatcaactatatatattatcacATCAAATTCCCTCATATAAGACGAGTCATCACataaagaatgaggtgcatttcGTGACACTCATCTTATATGAAGGAATTC
It encodes:
- the LOC11441522 gene encoding peptide methionine sulfoxide reductase A1 isoform X2; this translates as MYLLNRLWFGSARVTEKMDSSIAQGLDDDTPALGQQFAQFGAGCFWSVELAFQRVAGVTKTEVGYSQGLLHNPRYQDVCSATTRHSEVVRLQYDPKECSYETLLDAFWAKHDPTTLNRQGNDVGTQYRSGIYYYTPEQEKAARESLEQQQKKLNRKIVTEILPAKKFYRAEEYHQQYLEKGGRFGCKQSSSKGCNDPIRCYG
- the LOC11441522 gene encoding peptide methionine sulfoxide reductase A1 isoform X1, with product MLLSLLPNPIKFIPLFLVFLYFHSHFSITIQSSSFVSHTTWLWFGSARVTEKMDSSIAQGLDDDTPALGQQFAQFGAGCFWSVELAFQRVAGVTKTEVGYSQGLLHNPRYQDVCSATTRHSEVVRLQYDPKECSYETLLDAFWAKHDPTTLNRQGNDVGTQYRSGIYYYTPEQEKAARESLEQQQKKLNRKIVTEILPAKKFYRAEEYHQQYLEKGGRFGCKQSSSKGCNDPIRCYG